The nucleotide sequence TATGAAAGAAAATATTCGCATGACGTTTGTGACCATATAGTTATAACATCTTTACATCATTAATACCTTATTGCAGGGAAAACCTTTAAATTCAGTTAACAGATGACGCTAGAGCATGACAACGATAGGTAAGAGCATTGAGATAAATGCTCCAGTAAGCGAAGTTTTCACTTATTTTGCAAGGCCGGAGCACATGGCAGATCAATTCCCTGAAGATATGGGTCTCAAGGTTTTACCAATAGAGGTAAAGAACGGCTTTGGTGTCGGTACCATATTTAGAATTAACGGTGACTTTAACGGCAAGCAGTTGGAATGGGACTGCGAAACTGTTGAGTATATACCTCATAGGAAGATAGTGGCAAAGCAGATCAGAGGTCCGTTCAAAAAGTGGGTGATAACTGTGGAGTTCGAGAAACTTGGTGAGAGCAAGAGCAAGACGGGTATAACTGTTGATTATGAGATGCCTTTCGGTCCTTTTGGAAGTTTGATGGATAAGGTTAAGCTGAAGAAATCTGCTGAGAGGGGAATAGAGAACGGTCTTTATAGGGTAAAGGCATTGCTTGAGGGCACTGGCTCCATCCCAGTTTACATTACACTCGATGCTTACAGGGCACTGTTGCAGGAAAAGGAAAGGATGCAATGCAGTGTTTCTGACGCAATAGTGAAACTGATAAACTCAAAGACAGCTGTTATTAAACAGTAATAATTTTCTTTCAACCTTTAAATATCCAGCATTTTTGCTTTGGTAATGGGCCTGTAGCTCAGCCAGGCAGAGGATATGTGCTTACATTATCCACTTAGAGCGGCTGGCTCTTACGAAAAATACACATACGGAGAAACCAGTAGGTCGTGGGTCCAAATCCCACCAGGCCCGTTATTTTGGTTGAATGAGATAGAATCACTAGAAAGATGATCTTTATCTAGTAAGAATTTTGTAACAAGTGTATGCAAAGCACCTTGCTTATTGGAGGATTGCTATTTGCTGTGTTAGCATTGTCCAGCATTCCTGAACCTGCCGTTCCTCAAGTAAGCGAAAGATGTGATGCACAGGTATGTTATGTAAAGATAACACGAGACGGTTTTGTACCTAAAACTATTATCATAAAGATAGGTACTACTATCGTTTGGACTAATACTGATGAGGGTAGACATACGGTAACAAGTGGATCACCGGGAGAGATCAAGGCACCTCTAAGATCAAAGCTTTTGGAAAAAAAATGATACATATGAATTCACCTTCGAGCATTCGGGATTATACCAAGGAAGCTACAAGTACTTTGACCAGGTAACACAGATAATGCGAGGAGAGATAATAGTGGAGCCAGAGCCTAGGGAAAAGAAAGAACCCGTACCGCAAAGCAATACCGTACAGGTTGACTTTAATGATCCGGCTTCTGGCGTAAAGAGAGTCTCCTTTCCAAATGGAACTATAAAGAGTATGCAGATAGATCTAGATTTTCATAGCTTGGTAATAAATGTAGAGAACGTACAATCGCCTGGTAAACTAACGATCACACTAGACAGAAACCTTATTGACTCTAAAGAAAATGAAAATGACGATAGTTTCCTAGTTCTTATTGATGGTGAAGAGGGCTTTTATGACGAAACAGCTTCTACACCGAATGAAAGAACGCTCGAGATAGTCGTGCCAAGTAGGGCAAAGGTTGTGGAGATATTTGGCACCCAGGTTATTCCTGAGTTTCCAGTTACAATGTTTATTATTGTGATCATGTTTACAGCCATGCTAGCAGCATTTAGGCTACGGTTCAAATAGCAAGGATTTTTAGAGTCTTCTTTTCACATATATCATG is from Nitrososphaerales archaeon and encodes:
- a CDS encoding SRPBCC family protein; amino-acid sequence: MTTIGKSIEINAPVSEVFTYFARPEHMADQFPEDMGLKVLPIEVKNGFGVGTIFRINGDFNGKQLEWDCETVEYIPHRKIVAKQIRGPFKKWVITVEFEKLGESKSKTGITVDYEMPFGPFGSLMDKVKLKKSAERGIENGLYRVKALLEGTGSIPVYITLDAYRALLQEKERMQCSVSDAIVKLINSKTAVIKQ